In Glycine max cultivar Williams 82 chromosome 7, Glycine_max_v4.0, whole genome shotgun sequence, a single window of DNA contains:
- the LOC100800859 gene encoding RING-H2 finger protein ATL2, with the protein MEMESKDYAFSGKIMLIAIVVLFIVIVIMLCLHVYVRWRLVNARRRQHLRRSNRPRFVFYMDPAARIALTRRGLHPSVISTLPVFTFSAANNPTECAVCLSEFENGETGRVLPKCNHSFHTECIDVWFQSHATCPLCRETVEAMPERETRSEVAVIVCETEPVREEVNRSGPVGASSSAAATSLHIENLGCEDGCESESSFRSPVSRILSFKRILSREKKGSVVGVCSSMTELDVEQRGECDSVS; encoded by the coding sequence ATGGAAATGGAATCGAAAGACTATGCCTTCAGCGGCAAGATAATGCTAATCGCCATTGTGGTTCTCTTCATCGTTATCGTCATAATGCTTTGCCTCCACGTCTACGTCCGCTGGCGACTCGTAAACGCTCGCCGCCGGCAACATCTCCGCCGCAGTAACCGCCCGCGGTTCGTGTTCTACATGGACCCCGCAGCCCGCATTGCCCTCACCAGGCGGGGGCTCCACCCCTCCGTGATCTCCACGCTCCCGGTGTTCACCTTCTCCGCCGCGAACAACCCAACGGAATGCGCGGTTTGTTTATCGGAGTTCGAGAACGGGGAAACGGGTCGGGTCTTGCCCAAATGCAATCACAGTTTCCATACTGAGTGCATCGATGTGTGGTTTCAGTCTCATGCCACGTGTCCGCTTTGCAGGGAAACCGTGGAGGCTATGCCCGAGCGAGAAACCCGATCCGAGGTGGCTGTTATTGTGTGCGAGACCGAACCGGTTCGAGAAGAGGTGAACCGGTCTGGACCGGTgggtgcttcttcttctgctgcTGCTACTTCGTTGCATATCGAGAACTTGGGGTGCGAGGATGGGTGTGAATCGGAGTCATCGTTTCGTTCGCCGGTGAGTCGTATATTGTCGTTCAAGAGGATTCTGAGTAGAGAGAAGAAAGGAAGCGTTGTAGGAGTGTGCAGCTCCATGACCGAGTTAGACGTAGAACAACGTGGAGAGTGTGACTCGGTGAGTTGA
- the LOC100801400 gene encoding lysine--tRNA ligase isoform X2 yields the protein MTKNRESGQQPYTFKSVAAGQERFRTLHSTYYRKAQRIILACGSLFGRNLCKSYIHHKPPEIMSPLAKWHRSKPGLTERFQLFVNKRELCYAYTELNDPVVQRQRFAEQLKDRQSGDDEAMALDETFCTALEYGLPPTGGWGLGIDRFTMLLTDSQNIKEHEKCKMILSFDLCI from the exons atgacAAAGAATAGA GAGTCAGGACAGCAACCATATACGTTCAAATCTGTTGCAGCTGGGCAGGAAAGGTTCAGGACTCTACACAGTACTTACTATAGAAAAGCACAACGAATCATTCTCG CTTGTGGGTCACTTTTTGGAAGAAACCTGTGTAAATCCTACATTCATCATAAACCACCTGAGATCATGAGTCCTCTAGCAAAGTGGCACAGATCCAAACCAGGCCTGACTGAACGTTTTCAATTGTTTGTTAATAAACGTGAA CTTTGCTATGCATATACTGAATTGAATGACCCTGTAGTACAACGACAGAGATTTGCTGAACAACTCAAG GATCGGCAATCTGGCGATGATGAAGCAATGGCCTTAGATGAAACATTTTGTACGGCTCTAGAGTATGGTTTACCACCTACTGGTGGTTGGGGTTTGGGCATTGATCGGTTCACCATGTTACTGACTGATTCACAGAATATTAAG GAACATGAAAAATGCAAGATGATTCTCAGTTTTGATTTATGCATTTGA
- the LOC100801400 gene encoding lysine--tRNA ligase isoform X3, producing the protein MTKNRESGQQPYTFKSVAAGQERFRTLHSTYYRKAQRIILACGSLFGRNLCKSYIHHKPPEIMSPLAKWHRSKPGLTERFQLFVNKRELCYAYTELNDPVVQRQRFAEQLKDRQSGDDEAMALDETFCTALEYGLPPTGGWGLGIDRFTMLLTDSQNIKVLLFPAMKPQD; encoded by the exons atgacAAAGAATAGA GAGTCAGGACAGCAACCATATACGTTCAAATCTGTTGCAGCTGGGCAGGAAAGGTTCAGGACTCTACACAGTACTTACTATAGAAAAGCACAACGAATCATTCTCG CTTGTGGGTCACTTTTTGGAAGAAACCTGTGTAAATCCTACATTCATCATAAACCACCTGAGATCATGAGTCCTCTAGCAAAGTGGCACAGATCCAAACCAGGCCTGACTGAACGTTTTCAATTGTTTGTTAATAAACGTGAA CTTTGCTATGCATATACTGAATTGAATGACCCTGTAGTACAACGACAGAGATTTGCTGAACAACTCAAG GATCGGCAATCTGGCGATGATGAAGCAATGGCCTTAGATGAAACATTTTGTACGGCTCTAGAGTATGGTTTACCACCTACTGGTGGTTGGGGTTTGGGCATTGATCGGTTCACCATGTTACTGACTGATTCACAGAATATTAAG GTTCTTCTCTTCCCTGCCATGAAACCTCAAGACTGA
- the LOC100801400 gene encoding pentatricopeptide repeat-containing protein At2g22070 isoform X1 yields the protein MKVKQKLHQAIDLLYSHGLASFDDYTRLVLHCARANDFIQAKRLQSHMELNLFQPKDSFIHNQLLHLYAKFGKLSDAQNVFDNMTKRDVYSWNTLLSAYAKMGMVENLHVVFDQMPYRDSVSYNTLIACFASNGHSGKALKVLVRMQEDGFQPTQYSHVNALQACSQLLDLRHGKQIHGRIVVADLGENTFVRNAMTDMYAKCGDIDKARLLFDGMIDKNVVSWNLMISGYVKMGNPNECIHLFNEMQLSGLKPDLVTVSNVLNAYFRCGRVDDARNLFIKLPKKDEICWTTMIVGYAQNGREEDAWMLFGDMLRRNVKPDSYTISSMVSSCAKLASLYHGQVVHGKVVVMGIDNSMLVSSALVDMYCKCGVTLDARVIFETMPIRNVITWNAMILGYAQNGQVLEALTLYERMQQENFKPDNITFVGVLSACINADMVKEGQKYFDSISEHGIAPTLDHYACMITLLGRSGSVDKAVDLIQGMPHEPNYRIWSTLLSVCAKGDLKNAELAASHLFELDPRNAGPYIMLSNLYAACGRWKDVAVVRSLMKEKNAKKFAAYSWVEVGNKVHRFVSEDHYHPEVGKIYGELNRLISILQQIGYNPDTNIVLHNVGEEEKFRSISYHSEKLALAFALIRKPNGVAPIRIIKNIRVCDDCHVFMKFASITISRPIIMRDSNRFHHFFGGKCSCNDNW from the coding sequence ATGAAGGTCAAGCAAAAGCTTCACCAAGCCATAGATCTGTTGTACTCTCATGGACTTGCTTCTTTTGATGATTACACTCGTCTTGTGCTTCATTGTGCTCGGGCCAATGACTTCATTCAAGCAAAGAGACTGCAGTCTCACATGGAACTTAACCTTTTTCAACCCAAAGATTCCTTCATCCACAACCAACTCCTTCATTTGTATGCCAAATTTGGCAAGCTCTCAGATGCTCAAAATGTGTTTGATAACATGACTAAGCGAGATGTTTATTCTTGGAATACCTTGCTTTCTGCTTATGCAAAGATGGGTATGGTTGAGAATTTGCATGTTGTCTTTGATCAAATGCCTTATCGCGATTCTGTTTCATATAACACATTGATTGCATGTTTTGCAAGTAATGGGCATTCAGGCAAAGCATTGAAAGTTCTTGTGAGAATGCAGGAAGATGGGTTTCAGCCTACCCAGTATTCCCATGTGAATGCATTGCAAGCATGTTCTCAGCTTTTGGATTTGAGGCATGGGAAACAGATTCATGGGAGGATTGTTGTTGCTGATTTGGGGGAAAATACTTTTGTAAGGAATGCTATGACTGATATGTATGCCAAATGTGGTGATATAGATAAGGCACGGTTGTTGTTTGATGGAATGATtgataaaaatgttgtttcatgGAATCTTATGATCTCTGGGTATGTAAAAATGGGGAATCCTAATGAGTGCATTCATTTGTTTAATGAAATGCAGTTGTCAGGTTTGAAGCCTGACCTAGTTACTGTTTCAAATGTTCTCAATGCTTACTTTCGATGTGGACGTGTAGATGATGCAAggaatttatttatcaaattaccaaaaaaggatGAAATTTGTTGGACAACAATGATAGTTGGTTATGCACAAAATGGTAGAGAGGAGGATGCTTGGATGTTGTTTGGTGACATGCTACGTAGAAATGTTAAACCTGACAGTTACACCATTTCTAGCATGGTTAGCTCTTGTGCCAAGCTAGCTTCCTTGTATCATGGTCAAGTTGTCCATGGAAAAGTAGTTGTAATGGGTATTGATAATAGCATGCTCGTGTCAAGTGCTCTTGTTGATATGTACTGCAAGTGTGGAGTCACTTTGGATGCTCGGGTCATTTTTGAAACTATGCCTATTCGGAATGTGATCACTTGGAATGCCATGATTCTGGGGTATGCACAAAATGGACAAGTTCTAGAGGCCTTGACTCTGTATGAAAGAATGCAACAAGAAAATTTCAAACCTGATAATATTACTTTTGTGGGTGTCTTATCTGCTTGTATCAATGCTGATATGGTAAAAGAAGGACAGAAGTATTTTGATTCAATCAGTGAACATGGAATCGCACCCACATTGGATCACTATGCATGTATGATCACTCTCCTTGGTCGGTCAGGTAGTGTTGATAAAGCAGTGGATCTAATCCAAGGTATGCCTCATGAACCAAATTACCGTATCTGGTCCACCTTACTATCTGTTTGTGCCAAAGGTGACCTAAAGAATGCAGAATTGGCAGCTAGTCATCTCTTTGAGTTGGATCCACGTAATGCTGGACCTTATATCATGCTTTCCAACTTGTATGCTGCTTGTGGGAGATGGAAAGATGTAGCTGTTGTAAGATCTCTCATGAAGGAAAAGAATGCAAAGAAGTTTGCTGCTTACAGTTGGGTTGAGGTTGGGAACAAAGTCCACAGATTTGTTTCAGAAGATCACTATCATCCAGAAGTGGGGAAAATCTATGGTGAATTGAACAGATTGATCTCAATATTGCAACAAATTGGGTATAATCCAGATACAAACATTGTCCTACACAATGTGGGTGAGGAAGAAAAGTTTAGATCCATTTCTTACCACAGTGAGAAACTTGCTCTTGCATTTGCCTTAATTAGAAAGCCCAATGGAGTTGCACCAATACGGATCATAAAGAATATACGAGTCTGTGATGACTGCCATGTGTTTATGAAGTTTGCATCTATTACTATATCACGACCAATCATTATGAGAGATTCGAACAGGTTTCATCATTTCTTTGGTGGGAAGTGCTCTTGCAATGACAATTGGTAA